The Primulina huaijiensis isolate GDHJ02 chromosome 17, ASM1229523v2, whole genome shotgun sequence genome window below encodes:
- the LOC140962423 gene encoding uncharacterized protein isoform X2, with protein sequence MFRFVNRHTIPYMPYVTRLDKNGKIEHLNERASVLAERLSGASTNQLVLVPHNVGSVRLFNSNKERKGKKQAIWEVVKGPRQPDSKQCGFYVMRFMREMIEKNATSEKNSISSIFMKTEYSKEEIDEVRCEWAECIQDYIYD encoded by the exons ATGTTTAGATTTGTGAATCGACACACGATCCCATACATGCCATATGTGACTAGACTTGACAAAAACGGAAAAATCGAACACTTGAATGAAAGAGCAAGTGTTTTGGCCGAAAGACTGAGTGGTGCATCAACAAATCAACTAGTTTTAGTGCCACATAATGTTGG GAGTGTAAGATTGTTTAATTCAAACAAGGAAAGGAAAGGGAAAAAACAAGCTATATGGGAAGTAGTAAAG gGTCCACGGCAACCAGATTCAAAACAATGTGGTTTTTATGTTATGAGATTTATGCGAgaaatgattgaaaaaaatGCTACCAGTGAGAAGAACTCAATATCTTCAATT TTCATGAAAACAGAGTACTctaaagaagaaattgatgaagtGCGATGCGAGTGGGCGGAATGCATACAAGATTATATTTACGACTAA
- the LOC140962423 gene encoding uncharacterized protein isoform X5, with protein MTGNMWSVRLFNSNKERKGKKQAIWEVVKGPRQPDSKQCGFYVMRFMREMIEKNATSEKNSISSISTLKKKLMKCDASGRNAYKIIFTTKYAKY; from the exons ATGACTGGAAATATGTG GAGTGTAAGATTGTTTAATTCAAACAAGGAAAGGAAAGGGAAAAAACAAGCTATATGGGAAGTAGTAAAG gGTCCACGGCAACCAGATTCAAAACAATGTGGTTTTTATGTTATGAGATTTATGCGAgaaatgattgaaaaaaatGCTACCAGTGAGAAGAACTCAATATCTTCAATT AGTACTctaaagaagaaattgatgaagtGCGATGCGAGTGGGCGGAATGCATACAAGATTATATTTACGACTAAGTATGCAAAGTATTGA
- the LOC140962423 gene encoding uncharacterized protein isoform X3 produces MVYLLDSLSHRNRYDDWKYVVDMSVRLFNSNKERKGKKQAIWEVVKGPRQPDSKQCGFYVMRFMREMIEKNATSEKNSISSISTLKKKLMKCDASGRNAYKIIFTTKYAKY; encoded by the exons ATGGTTTATTTGTTGGATTCACTTAGTCATCGAAACCGTTACGATGACTGGAAATATGTGGTGGATAT GAGTGTAAGATTGTTTAATTCAAACAAGGAAAGGAAAGGGAAAAAACAAGCTATATGGGAAGTAGTAAAG gGTCCACGGCAACCAGATTCAAAACAATGTGGTTTTTATGTTATGAGATTTATGCGAgaaatgattgaaaaaaatGCTACCAGTGAGAAGAACTCAATATCTTCAATT AGTACTctaaagaagaaattgatgaagtGCGATGCGAGTGGGCGGAATGCATACAAGATTATATTTACGACTAAGTATGCAAAGTATTGA
- the LOC140962423 gene encoding uncharacterized protein isoform X4: MTGNMWWICKSVRLFNSNKERKGKKQAIWEVVKGPRQPDSKQCGFYVMRFMREMIEKNATSEKNSISSISTLKKKLMKCDASGRNAYKIIFTTKYAKY, translated from the exons ATGACTGGAAATATGTGGTGGATATGtaa GAGTGTAAGATTGTTTAATTCAAACAAGGAAAGGAAAGGGAAAAAACAAGCTATATGGGAAGTAGTAAAG gGTCCACGGCAACCAGATTCAAAACAATGTGGTTTTTATGTTATGAGATTTATGCGAgaaatgattgaaaaaaatGCTACCAGTGAGAAGAACTCAATATCTTCAATT AGTACTctaaagaagaaattgatgaagtGCGATGCGAGTGGGCGGAATGCATACAAGATTATATTTACGACTAAGTATGCAAAGTATTGA
- the LOC140962423 gene encoding uncharacterized protein isoform X1, which translates to MFRFVNRHTIPYMPYVTRLDKNGKIEHLNERASVLAERLSGASTNQLVLVPHNVGSVRLFNSNKERKGKKQAIWEVVKGPRQPDSKQCGFYVMRFMREMIEKNATSEKNSISSISTLKKKLMKCDASGRNAYKIIFTTKYAKY; encoded by the exons ATGTTTAGATTTGTGAATCGACACACGATCCCATACATGCCATATGTGACTAGACTTGACAAAAACGGAAAAATCGAACACTTGAATGAAAGAGCAAGTGTTTTGGCCGAAAGACTGAGTGGTGCATCAACAAATCAACTAGTTTTAGTGCCACATAATGTTGG GAGTGTAAGATTGTTTAATTCAAACAAGGAAAGGAAAGGGAAAAAACAAGCTATATGGGAAGTAGTAAAG gGTCCACGGCAACCAGATTCAAAACAATGTGGTTTTTATGTTATGAGATTTATGCGAgaaatgattgaaaaaaatGCTACCAGTGAGAAGAACTCAATATCTTCAATT AGTACTctaaagaagaaattgatgaagtGCGATGCGAGTGGGCGGAATGCATACAAGATTATATTTACGACTAAGTATGCAAAGTATTGA